CACACGATATTAGAATGAGTCTTGATCCCTGTGGTTTCCTTGATACAGGTGTATACAACACTTTGGTTCAGGGTAGGTAAAAGCCACATTCTACTATGGCATCTATTTGCGATACTATAGCAAGGCAAATTTATGTCAAGACCGTAGAGAAAATTTTGCGGGAAAGGACTACGAGATTCGATATATTATTTGATTTTTTAATGGACCAATGTAATAAGGATAGGGTGCTCATTCGGGACGACCAATTCGAGAACTTTGGCAGCTGGTGTTCCTGTTTGTGGTTTACCATCAACCGCCGCAGTTTGGTGATCACAGGATCAGACATATCAGTTCTCGGACCTTGATCTCAATGCGCTGGCATGCAGTTCGGGGTTCACACCATGAAAGTCGTGACGGTATTGATCTGCTGCTAAAGTTTAGGCCAAAGGCAACAAATCATCATTGTGATGGCACATGTTGATATGCAGAGTAACCTCGTATTGATGACTGAAAGTACGCACGGGCAAAGCCTCTTGGGCTAATTGGAACTTACACTTGATGCAAGTGATTGAGCCAGCAAATCCACTGTGTTTCTTCGACTTGACACACTTGAGAGAACAAACTTGTTTGCTTGGCATCGCAGTTAGAGTCGATATCCGTTGCTACGGAGAAACTTTGACGTCAACGCAATTGTAAGAACCAAGTCCGTCATTGCAGGGCTGAGCATCACCATAACAAGGACCAGGGTCTAAGTCATAGCCGAGAAATTGAGGAACGGAAAGCTGCCGCTTCAAGGCACGCGACCCGCATGGTGcagcgacagcgacagcgacaACGCGTTGACGGCGAGACAAGTGCGCTACACCAGAAAAGGATAGAATCCTTTTGCGTGGGCGTCGCACAGCGTGGCCACGTCAACATTTGGGCTGCTGAAGGAAATGGTGGTAACGATTGGACGCAGTGTAAACAACACAGCGCAGCGGTGTGAGGAGGACGCAGACAGGAATAGAAGCAAAATCAAGGCATTGGAAGAGCCTATACAGAGTTATGCAGTGATGCACCATAGAGTGCGTACAGTAGCACATGGCACCCACGGCACCCACGCGGTAATCCAAGCGAATCCGGGGCGGGTAGCCGATCAGCGCTGACATCCAGGCTCCAACCTCCAGGCTTCATAACGACCGGGCCTTATTCTTCCAGCTCCAGGGGATTTGGCAGAATGGCGTACCCCAGCCAAGTGTTAAACGACCGTTGAGTCGACCGGGATTGCCGTTGTGGCAGAGTTTCAGTTCAGCGGAGACAAAGGCAGACGAGcataaaaataaaaagagcaCAACGGATTCATAGGTAATGGAGAACAAAGCAGCCTCACAAGGCATTGTTGTTGGGAGAGATGCAGCTGATGGATGCTGCCTACACATTGCGCGTAATACTCGTTGTTGGGGGCTGTGACTAACACAAAGCTGTTCTTGAGACTTGAGAGAAACGCAATCAGATAGAAAATTAGACTCATCTAACTAATTCTCATTGTAGTAGCGCTTCGATTTGGCACTTTCCGCTTTCACGGAAGAATGATCGACGGTCTTTCAATGTTCTTTTGCGCAACTTGGCGCTGCTGTCTTGGTGATGTGTCTCAGCGGGTGTCGGCTCTATTGGTGTTGGGGGCACCAATTAAGGTATGGCGCCAGGTACAACCCGACGCAGGAACCGCGGGTGTGCCTGGTACCTTTTGATGGTGGCCAATCAGCCAATCGACGACCGCTGAGGGAAATTATGCAAATTTTACTTTTTTGCGCTGTTGTGAAAGTGCACGAGCAACGACCAGCGAGTCACGACACTTGAAGTGAGGGTCATTGGGCTGATTAGATTGGACAGAGACTTGCAGACAACCAATTAACACTCAATTCCACTCTAAAAACGCCTTATCCAACTAACTAAGTATGTTCCCGTCTCCTCAACCGCTCGTGGCCCGTCAGGACTCTACACGAGTAGCGGCAACGAGCGCCACCTTTCTCCAGAAATTATTAATGACTTTTTAAGGTAGAGCGTCTTTTTCTCTTTAATTCCCTCATCTCCCAGTCATTGATCTGATTTGAGTGGGCTGCACAATGATTTCATCGCCACTCAACGCATCCTCGTCGCCTGTCTCTGCTGGTAGCCAACAGGAACAATGCCTAATGCCTAGAATGCAGAGTTTTCttcccatccatccatcacacGGGAGACCAGGGTCTCGGATCCCCGGTGAAACCCTCTTTGTGCCTCCAGGGTATCAAATTCTGCCGCACAAAGCGTTAGAGAGCCGAAAGCCTGGAAGAATGTCATGGCCCATGGCAAGGGATTCGAATAAAGGGTCTAATAAGTAGACATGGCCTAGGCCCAAGTTTCAGCAACCAGATATTGACAGGCCTGCTCGGTCAGACTACCTGAAGCTGTCAAGCAAAATGCGCTGTAATTTCCCTCGAGGAGCATGACAGGCCTGGTCAGGTCACAAGTACTTGAGACATGGCCGACGAATAGGGGTCTGTCCGTGTTACATGTACCAGTTTAATGGGCTTGAGCCTAGTCCGCCCCTCCCAtcccaccatcaccaaacGTCGCCTGCGCTCTGGCTCTGCCATTGCCAggccttggtcttggcctAGAGTCAGGGTGCGTGCTAGTGTGGGCTGCAGAAGCTGAGAGTTGCTGTTTCTCTGTGTTGTTTGCTTCTGCTCTCAGGTTCCTCGTAGTATTTCATATGGATCCTCCCCCCGACTCTTGACAGGCCACCCTTCTACGCTTCGAAACAAACTTGTTCTCGGTCCACAGACTTCGTTGGCAGAGTCTATCTCGCTCGTACATTTCTTCGTTGAATACATACATAAGTTACTTTACTTATTAGCTTGTGCTTCTCGCTGTCTGGATACAGAGCATCGATCTGTTCTCGCTTCcaactcactcactcacttaTACCAACCGCAACCGCTTTGAAAGCACTCACTTACacaacaaccaacaccaacacaatGCATTTCTCTAAGCTTATCCTGGCTGTTCTGCCTGCCTTCGCTCTCGCTAACGAGGGTACCACCACCCACACGTCCACCGCCGTCGTTACCAAGACCTACTACCTCTCTCAGGTTCACACCATCACCGCCACTGGTGTGAGCACCACTGCTGTTGAGACTTCCGTCGAGGTTACTTCAACAGCTCTCGTTGAGGAGACCACCACCTTCTGGCCTGTTTCTCACAACAACACCACTCCTGTCTCTACCCCAAAGGCCTCTAACACAGCCGGTAGCACTGGTGGTTCGTCCGAGCCCTCCGAGGTTCCTGGCAACGCTGGATCTGCTGTCGCCGTCGGCAAGTTCGCTGTGGTCGGCGTTGCTGGTATGGTTGCCGCTGCTCTTCTGTAAGCGTGTTCTGGATGGAACGAGGTTCCACTAGAATCTCGAGACTGTCGACTTGCATCAAAGTCGACAACAACCACTGTCTCCCATTTCTTGTCCATTCACCTTTTATACCCTGGTCACCAGCGCGGCCTATTCTTTATGATGAAACGCCACGATACCAACAGCAGGTCGACACTTGTCGCCTGCTTCACCTTGATGAGTCTTGAGACTCTGCCTGCTGGATAGCTTGACTGCTTCCTTACGCTTCATCACGCCCGCTCTATTGACAAAACATGCGGGCTTTCAACTCTTGctgtttctttcttccccGGCAGCATGTACCCAGCGCGTTGACTGCGCTGCGTATGGTTCAACCTTTCGAGTTGTCGCTTGTGTTGAAGGGTAGCCGTTGATGTTCCCAAGCCTGTTTACATCCACCATACATACCACAGTTCCAAAATTCCTCACTTGAGGATATCACCCCCAGGCTTGGTAAGCACTCAATGGCTTTGAGATCATATCCCCTTCCTCCGTTGACAGCGGGTACACACTCCTGGCTGGAGACCCTTTTTACCACATTTATTCAGTCAACATCTCTTCACTCGACTCTGCTGCCCTGTAGAGAGTGGTTTCCAAAGAGACGGGGACGACGTCGGCGACGTGGAAAATAATCCATATTCACTTCAGTAACTCTGCTTCTCGGATGAACTGGTTTTACTATACTTCTCTATTGGCGATACCCCCTTTTTACGACGGCGCAGGTGATCCAGGATCTAGCTCTGCTTGATCTTTGGAGGATGGTTTGCAGCTTGGAGTATGGCTTTGATTTAATTCGGAAGGGGTGGGATACGATTTACATGAATAAGGAGGATTGGTGAATTTTGAGTGTCCGATGCTGGACCAACGATGATGAGCCATGATGGATGGCTAGTAGATAGTATGAGAGCAATAGACTTTGTCACGCTCAACAATGCTTGGACCTTGCGTGGAAGTGAAGACGAGAGACCAGGCGTTGCCAACTCGACATGGCGTGGAAATCAACGTCCGGTGACTAATCTGAACAAGCGCGAAAGGACCCTTGCTGTAGAATAACAATTTTCGCCAGGgttctctgtctctgtctgtCAAGTGTTGCTGTATAATTTGGTTCAAAAGTAGATGAGGTTTAATACTAGATGTCTGGTCTTTAACCATAGAGAAGTCAATGAATGATTCTACAGGCCTCAAAGTTCCTAACCGATGATTATTCCATTCTTTCTGCCTCCGCGGTATCGTGGTATTCGTGACgggaaaaagaaaatggAGCTGAATAAGGATAAAGCGATGTCCTTTCATTGGCTCATCCCTCGGATGCGGCCCGGGATGTGCGGGTCTCATCGGCCTTTGCCCCCGAGTCTAGGAATTTGAGTTCTTTGAAGCTGCTGCCATTTTCGAGTCTGCTTCCCCATATCTCCACGAACGCCCAACGGCCTTCTTATTTCTCACTATCTTGTTTTCTCGGAGAGGTAGAAGTCGTTGCTCCTTTGTATTACTATAATGGCTTCTCTTGCTCCATCCCTCAGGCGGGCACATGCCCCTCTTCGCAAAGCGCTGAGCGCTACGCCTACACTTAGAACTTTCGCCACTGTACCTCCGAGTGGCAGCGAGCCCGGTAAACCTCGACGAAAGAGTTATTTCAAGGACACAGCAGTCTCAGACTTCTCCGATTTCCTTGCGACGTCGTCTCCAGCCCAGCCGCTGTCTCCAGCAGAGGCTTACTCTCTGAAGACCGCCGAAGTCGGCCCTGAGGGCAAGAAGCGAACCATCACACGACTGCCAGAATGGCTAAAGACACCGATCCCCGCCGGCAACGATAacttcaagagcatcaagaAGGATCTACGAGGATTGGGATTACACACCGTCTGCGAGGAGGCTCGATGTCCCAACATTTCAGAATGTTGGGGCGGTTCAGATAAGAATGCTGCGACAGCTACTATTATGCTCATGGGCGACACATGCACCAGAGGATGCCGTTTCTGCAGTGTAAAGACAAATCGCAACCCTGCTGCATTGGATCCCCACGAGCCCGAGAACACTGCAGAGGCCCTGGCCAGGTGGGGTCTTGGCTATGTCGTGCTGACCAGCGTGGACCGTGACGATCTGGCAGACGGTGGTGCGAAACATTTTGCTGAGACAATCCGAAGAATtaagcagaagaagccttcATTGCTCGTTGAAGCTTTGACTGGCGATTTCCGAGGAGACTTGGATATGGTCAAGGTTGTGGCTGAGAGTGGACTCGACGTTTATGCGCACAATGTTGAGACCGTTGAGGACCTCACTCCGTATGTGCGAGACCGCAGAGCTACTTTTAGACAGAGCTTGTCTGTGCTGAAGCATGTCAAGGATGTTATGGGCAAGGACGGTCCTATCACTAAGACCAGTCTGatgcttggtcttggtgagcAGGAGCATGAGATCATGGCTGCGCTAGAGGGTAAGACAACCTTTTTAATAATGCTATGTGACCCGGCTAACAGTGATTAGAACTTCGAaaggctgatgttgatgttgtcaCATTCGGTCAGTACATGCGACCTACCAAGCGTCATCTGAAGGTCGAGAAGTACGTGACTCCGGATGAGTTCGAGATGTGGCGCAAGCGAGCTCTGGACATGGGTTTCCTGTACTGTGCGAGTGGACCTCTCGTGCGTTCTTCATACAAGGCTGGTGAAGCCTTCATTGAGAACGTTTTGCGCAAGCGCTCTGGTGAGAAGGCTATGGCCAGTGGAAATCTTGGCCAAACCGTTGCTCTCGACTCAACACAGTCGACGATCTAAACAGATCACTGTACTCCTACTTTCACCTCAACCACACCACACTACACTAAATAATCATGGGCTATGACCGTATCGGAAGGCGTTTTGGGATAGGGTCAGATATTCAACTAGAAAAGCATGGTCTTCAACAAGGCTGCTGCGACCTTGTCGCACACTCACATACAATACAATTACTCACCCCTAGCGGGTTGTACATCAACTATCTGCACGTCAACGTGGTGGTTGTTCTGATATTCTCCTTGCTGTGTAACTGAACTCCTCTGAATAGGTTCGTTCATTACAGGAACGACGTCACTCACTATGATCAACACATCTCAGAGCCTGTCGCATATGTTCCCGTAGCGATACTTAAACATGCCTTGTAGGTATTGATTATCTTACCTGATAGACTTGTCGTGGGTGATAACGGCAGCAGTTGCTCTTGTCATGAGCTGACACTGCCTGGAGGGATTTTCATCTCTTGTGTAGGTAaagttggagttgatgaATCACTGCCCTACCTTAGACTTGTTCCACTACAGATGATTAGCATCTGTGATCATATCCCCCGTTGCACTCTGGACCAGACTTGGGATGATGTATCCGGTTGCCACGGGGAAGGTGCAGTCGTGATCTTGAACACATGCAGAGGAAGGGCAGAGCGACAGTCAACAAGCTCTTTCCCATTTCTTGACCAAAGAGATGCTCGGCCGTAACTTCTTCTCACTCAAATATCTACCTACCTACAACTTCTTGACCGTCTTCGTTTAACTCTGGTTTTCTTGATTAACTCACACGTTTTCGACTTGAGCTATATATTCACACTCGCGCTCTTGTCAGGTTCTTCATTATGAAGTTCCTCCTCCTTTTCCTATTCACCCTTTGGGGTAGTGTCGATGCGAGGTACTGGCTTGAGGATATCGAGCACCGTGGGACTGCTCCCTATTATCCTGACAAGCTTTACCCTGTGTTTCGCAACGTGAAAGACTTTGGTGCTATTGGCGACGGAGGTTCGTACTTCACTAGGAGTCAGTTTCATAGCTAACAAAACAGTTGCGGACGACACGGCCGCTATAAATGCAGCAATTAGTGAAGGTGTTCGATGTATTCCTGGTGTGTGCAAAGGAAGCACTATTTCACCTGCGACTGTCTATATCCCAGCTGGGTGAGTGCGCAAAATAACATCGCTAATCCAGTATTGCTAACAGAGAAAGAACGTATCTCATCAGCAACTCCCTCATTGATTTGTACTATACGCAAATTATTGGTGACCCCACAAACCGGCCTGTCATCAAAGCATCCGCCTCCTTTTCTAAGCAAAGCTTCGGCTTAATCGACGGGAACCCCTATCTGTCTACTGNNNNNNNNNNNNNNNNNNNNNNNNNNNNNNNNNNNNNNNNNNNNNNNNNNNNNNNNNNNNNNNNNNNNNNNNNNNNNNNNNNNNNNNNNNNNNNNNNNNNNNNNNNNNNNNNNNNNNNNNNNNNNNNNNNNNNNNNNNNNNNNNNNGCATGGAACTCGACAAACGCCTTTTTCGGCCAAATTCGTAATCTGGTTTTGGATACAACTGCCCTTCCCCCAGACTTTCATGCCGTGGGTATACACTGGCCGTCATCTCAGGCAACAGCTATCACCAACTGTGTGTTCCAACTGTCGACCGTTCCTGGAAATCAACACACAGGCCTTCTCATAGAAGAAGGCTCAGGGGGACTTCTCAATGATCTTTACTTCTTTGGTGGGGGAAATGCCACAGTTTTGGGTAATCAACAGTTTACAGCACGTAACCTCTGGTTCTCTAATGCCGACGTCGCGATATGGATGACCTGGGACTGGGGGTGGACTTTCAAGAGTACCGTGTTTAAAAACTGTCGAGTGGGCATCAAGATGGACGATTCCTCGTTTGGTGTTGGCTCTATCACGATCCTTGACAGTTGGTTCGAGAATGTTGATGTGGCTATTGCTACAACACGCAACAGTTCACAGAGTATCAGAAGCACAGCTtctttggcgatggaaaACGTCAAATTTCAGAATGTGAACAACGTTCTCATGGGCCCTGCAGGTACTGATCTGGCACGTTCTGCTATAGCACCAGTGGAAAGCGCTGTTTTCCTGATGGTAGGCCAACTCACAGAACTGTGAACATTACTAACAGAATCAGGGGCACTACACGAACTGGGAGGGCACATTCGATGCGACGGCCCTTTATCCGCTTCCTTTCACTCGGAGTCAAAATCTCCTTGATCGCAACATCTACTATGAGCGATCAAAGCCTCAGTACGAGCAAGTTCCAGGCAGTTCCTTCATCTCAGCAAAAGCAAATGGTGCATACGGTGACGCATCACATGATGACACTCAGGCGCTCAATGCCTTATTCCAGTACACGGCGGCAAAAGGGCTCATTGCATATCTCGACGCAGGATACTACATGGTTTCAGACACTATACACATCCCACCGAATGCCAGAATTGTGGGTGAAGCCCTTGCGTCGATCATCATGGGGACAGGACCCAACTTTGGGGACCTGAACAAACCTCGGCCTGTCGTTCAAGTTGGTCGCCCCGGTGATGTTGGCCATATAGAGTGGTCAGATACAATAGTATCAACGCGTGGGCCAACGGCAGGTGCCGTCCTAATTCAGTATAATTTGTTCGCTCCTGGAGCCCCCTCAGGCATGTGGGATGTACATGCTCGCGTTGGAGGCTTTGCCGGGACATATCTTCAAGTTCCAGACTGCCCTGCTATCAAAGGGACAAACACTGTTAACCCGAGATGTCTGGCAGCATACATGAGCTTTCACGTAACAGCTTTCGCTGGGGGTCTATTCACAGAAAACTGTTGGGTTTTGGTTTGCAGATCACGACCTTGAGGATCAAAAATACCAACGTGTTTCCATTTTTGCAGGACGAGGAGTTCTTGTGGAGGCACAAAGAGGCCGCATCTGGCTCAGTGCATCTGGCTCAGAACACCATGTTCTGTATCAGTACCAACTCGCCAACACCAGAGACGTTTATATTGGCCACGCACAGACAGAACAGGCATACTTTCAACCCATACCCGTGGCCCAATACCCATTCCCGCCTGTGACAGCACTGAACGATCCAAACTTTCAGCAAGACTGCCAGAACGACCCTGATCCAGCTGGATGCAACATAGGATGGGGCATGAGAATTCTCAACTCCAGCAACGTTGCCGTCTATGGGGTAGGGTTGTATTCGTTTTTCACGAATTACAACGACACCTGTGCTAGCAACAAATCTCCAGGATATTGCCAGGCGAGAACTTTGAGCATTGAAGGCACCAGCGCTGGAACGAGGTTTCTAGGATTGACTACAGTGGGCACCAGGATCATGGTGCATCGAGATGGGATGGATTTGGCTCCGGCTAGTGACAACAACAGCACATTTGCAGATACTTTGGCTTTGTATGTATCATGAGCATTTGACATACTTTTTTGACGTCAGATAATGCAGGGGGAAGCTTAACAAGGGTATCGTTCGCTATACCAGTAAACTAACTAGAATCCCAAATACCTCTCAATGTTGCCAAAGCAATAAACACAGCTTCATCTGTCCTGATATTCCGGCATCCTTGACCAGGCAAAATATTAACCCAGTGGTCGAACAACTCCTTGGTCCTGGGACCCTGGATGTCCATACTGCTGAGCTCTTGGTCGTTCATTGCCGCAAACTCCAGACCTCGCGGGCCACCAAAGACAATGATAAGATGGTTGAAGTT
This genomic stretch from Fusarium oxysporum f. sp. lycopersici 4287 chromosome 2, whole genome shotgun sequence harbors:
- a CDS encoding lipoyl synthase, mitochondrial; this encodes MASLAPSLRRAHAPLRKALSATPTLRTFATVPPSGSEPGKPRRKSYFKDTAVSDFSDFLATSSPAQPLSPAEAYSLKTAEVGPEGKKRTITRLPEWLKTPIPAGNDNFKSIKKDLRGLGLHTVCEEARCPNISECWGGSDKNAATATIMLMGDTCTRGCRFCSVKTNRNPAALDPHEPENTAEALARWGLGYVVLTSVDRDDLADGGAKHFAETIRRIKQKKPSLLVEALTGDFRGDLDMVKVVAESGLDVYAHNVETVEDLTPYVRDRRATFRQSLSVLKHVKDVMGKDGPITKTSLMLGLGEQEHEIMAALEELRKADVDVVTFGQYMRPTKRHLKVEKYVTPDEFEMWRKRALDMGFLYCASGPLVRSSYKAGEAFIENVLRKRSGEKAMASGNLGQTVALDSTQSTI
- a CDS encoding hypothetical protein (At least one base has a quality score < 10), producing the protein MKFLLLFLFTLWGSVDARYWLEDIEHRGTAPYYPDKLYPVFRNVKDFGAIGDGVADDTAAINAAISEGVRCIPGVCKGSTISPATVYIPAGTYLISNSLIDLYYTQIIGDPTNRPVIKASASFSKQSFGLIDGNPYLSTAWNSTNAFFGQIRNLVLDTTALPPDFHAVGIHWPSSQATAITNCVFQLSTVPGNQHTGLLIEEGSGGLLNDLYFFGGGNATVLGNQQFTARNLWFSNADVAIWMTWDWGWTFKSTVFKNCRVGIKMDDSSFGVGSITILDSWFENVDVAIATTRNSSQSIRSTASLAMENVKFQNVNNVLMGPAGTDLARSAIAPVESAVFLMGHYTNWEGTFDATALYPLPFTRSQNLLDRNIYYERSKPQYEQVPGSSFISAKANGAYGDASHDDTQALNALFQYTAAKGLIAYLDAGYYMVSDTIHIPPNARIVGEALASIIMGTGPNFGDLNKPRPVVQVGRPGDVGHIEWSDTIVSTRGPTAGAVLIQYNLFAPGAPSGMWDVHARVGGFAGTYLQVPDCPAIKGTNTVNPRCLAAYMSFHKTVGFWFADHDLEDQKYQRVSIFAGRGVLVEAQRGRIWLSASGSEHHVLYQYQLANTRDVYIGHAQTEQAYFQPIPVAQYPFPPVTALNDPNFQQDCQNDPDPAGCNIGWGMRILNSSNVAVYGVGLYSFFTNYNDTCASNKSPGYCQARTLSIEGTSAGTRFLGLTTVGTRIMVHRDGMDLAPASDNNSTFADTLALYVS